AGCTCGCGGAAGAAACCGGCGATCTCCTGTTCGCGCTGGTCAACCTGGCGCGCCATGTCGGCGCCGATCCGGATCTGGCACTGCGCGGCACCAACGCCAAGTTCGAACGCCGCTTCGGCTATATCGAGCGCACGCTGGCGGCGCAGGGGCGAACACTCGAGGACGCCTCGCTCGCGGAGATGGACGCACTGTGGGACGAGGCGAAGAGCAAGGAATAGAGACTCATTTCTTTCCGTCGCCCTCTGCTCTTTCCGTCGCCCTCTGCGTTCGCACGGACGACGGCGCGCAAATCACATCTGATGCGGCACGGCATCGAAACGGTTGACGACGATGTCGCGCTTGGTCTCGTCGACGCGAACGGTCATGTCGTAGCGCCCGTCGTGAAGCTCCTTGTTGAGCACTTCGGAATTGCGGTGCAGCCAGCTGATGCCGGCGCCGTCCGCGGCGTCGATCGACAGATCCAGCGTCATCCGCGTCGCGGCCAGCCGATCCTCGATCGCGGCCAGCAGCGCATCGACCCCCTCGCCGGTTTCGGCCGAGACCAGGAAGCACGGCCGCTCCGGCGGGCGGCGGGCGGCGATATTTGTCAGGTTCTCGCGCATCTCGGGATCGAAGCGATCGATCTTGTTCCAGACCTCGAGAATGCGGCCGGCGTCGGGATCGATCCCGAGCTGGCGCAGCACGGTATCGACGTCGCGCTGCTGCGCTTCGGCGTCCTCATGTGAGATGTCGCGGACGTGGAGAATGACGTCGGCTTCCAGCACTTCCTCCAGCGTCGCCCGAAACGCCGCCACCAATTGGGTCGGCAAATTGGAGATGAAGCCAACGGTATCCGACAGCATCGCCTTGCCGCCATGCGGCAGGCTGAGCGCGCGCAGGGTCGGATCGAGCGTCGCAAACAGCATGTCGGCCGCCTGCACCTCGGCGCGGGTCAGGCGGTTGAACAGCGTCGACTTGCCGGCATTGGTGTAGCCGACCAGCGCCACCACGCGGTATGGCACCCGCTTGCGGCCCTCGCGATGCAGCCGGCGGGTCGCCTGGACCTTCTTCAGTTCATTCTCGAGCCGGGAAATGCGGTCGCCGATCAGGCGGCGGTCCGCTTCGATCTGCGTCTCGCCGGGCCCGCCCATGAAGCCGAAGCCGCCGCGCTGGCGTTCCAAATGGGTCCACGACCGTACCAGACGGCTGCGCTGATAGTTCAGATGCGCCAGCTCGACCTGCAGCGCGCCTTCTTTGGTCTTGGCGCGGCGGCCGAAGATTTCGAGAATCAGGCCGGTGCGGTCGAGCACCTTGGTGTTCCAGGCCTTCTCGAGATTGCGCTGCTGGATCGGCGACAGCGCGCAATCCATCACCACGAGTTCGATCTCGTGACCGGTGATGAGCCCGACGATCTCTTCGACCTTGCCCTTGCCGAGAAAGGTCGCGGGCCTGATCTGGCTGATCGGCGCGATCAGCGCATCCGCGATCGTGAGGTCGATGGCGCGCGCGAGTCCAACGGCCTCCTCCAGCCTCGCTTCGGAGCCGCGTATGACATGATCATCCGTCTGCGCCTCGGGGTCACCGCGGCGCATACGCAAATAAGGGCCGATGACGATCACCCGCCCCGAGTCTTTGCCCCCTGCCGACCGCGGACGGTCGGCGCCCCCTTCAGGATTTCGGGGTTCCAATCAGATCAACCTCAAGCCGGTGCATCCTCGCCGCCTTCGAACAGCTGGATCGGAGCGCCCGGCATGATGGTCGAGATCGCATGCTTGTAGACAAGTTGCGAATGACCGTCGCGCCGGAGCAGCAGGCAGAAATTGTCGAACCAGGTGACAATCCCCTGCAGCTTTACCCCATTGACCAGAAAGATCGTCAGTGGCGTTTTGGTTTTACGAACGTGATTAAGGAAGGTGTCTTGTAGATTTTGTGCGCGGTCTGCCGCCATTGTTTTTATCCCGCAGTCTTGTTTGCTTCTTTTTATTGAACCGATTGCTGCTCTCTAGCGGAGCCTCCCCCGGTTGCCGGCTTCCCCTGAGATCCCCCTCCGAGGGCGCGGCAGTGCGATTAGAAGGCAGGCGCGCTTTTTAGGCAAGCCAGTTCGCGCGCCAAGCCGGCGGAACACCGGGGCAATTCTCCGTAAAGGCCCGGAAAGAGATGAATTTTCTCAAGCAAATGCATGGAATAAGCGATCTAAGCCCGACTTAGCCGACCCCAAGCGCCTTCAGCTTGCGATGTAGCGCCGAGCGCTCCATGCCGACGAATTCCGCCGTTCGAGAGATATTGCCGGAAAAACGGCTGATCTGCGCGATCAAATAGTCGCGCTCGAACACTTCCCGCGCCTCGCGCAGCGGCAGCCCCATGATGTGTTCCCCGTTGTTGCTGGTCGGCATCGCCGGCACCATCGAGCCCACATCCTGCGGCAGCATATCGGCGGTTATGATGACCTCCGGACCGCCGCTGGCCAGAATCATCACGCGCTCGACATTGTTGCGGAGCTGCCGGACGTTGCCGGGCCAGACATGCGACTGCAATACCGCCATCGCATCTTGACCGATCTGGCGTTTCGGCAAGCCGGTCGCCACCGATATCTGGTCCATGAAATAGTCGATCAGTTCGGGGATATCCTCGCGGCGCTCCGACAGCGGCGGCACCCGGATCGGCACCACCGACAGCCGATGATAGAGATCTTCGCGGAACCGGCCTTCGGCGATCTCCTCCTCCAGGTTGCGTGCGGTCGAGGAAATGATGCGAACGTCGACGTGGACCTTGGTGGTGCCGCCCGAGCGCTGAAATGTCTGGTCGACCAGGACGCGCAGGATCTTGTTCTGGGTTTCCCGCGGCATGTCGCCGATTTCATCGATGAACAGGGTGCCGCCATGGGCTTCTTCCAGCGCCCCCGGCTTGCGCTGCTGCTCGCCGTTGGACTGCTCGATGCCGAACAGCTCGACTTCCATCCGCTCCGGCGTGATCGCCGCGGCGTTGATGACGACGAACGGACCTTCGGCACGGGTCGATAGGCCGTGCAGCGTGCGCGCCGCCAGTTCCTTGCCGGCGCCGGACGGGCCGACGATCAGGATGCGGCTGTTGGCCTTGGCGGCCCGCTCGATGGTCTGACGCAGCTGGTTCATGCAGGCCGAGCGTCCGGTCAGCACGCTGGCTGCCGGCGCCAGTTGCTTGAGTTCCTTCACCTCGCGCTTCAGCCGCGACGTTTCCAGCGCCCGCGTCGCCACCAGAATCAGCCGGTCCGACTTGAAGGGCTTCTCGATGAAATCGTAGGCGC
The genomic region above belongs to Bradyrhizobium sediminis and contains:
- the hflX gene encoding GTPase HflX, with the protein product MEPRNPEGGADRPRSAGGKDSGRVIVIGPYLRMRRGDPEAQTDDHVIRGSEARLEEAVGLARAIDLTIADALIAPISQIRPATFLGKGKVEEIVGLITGHEIELVVMDCALSPIQQRNLEKAWNTKVLDRTGLILEIFGRRAKTKEGALQVELAHLNYQRSRLVRSWTHLERQRGGFGFMGGPGETQIEADRRLIGDRISRLENELKKVQATRRLHREGRKRVPYRVVALVGYTNAGKSTLFNRLTRAEVQAADMLFATLDPTLRALSLPHGGKAMLSDTVGFISNLPTQLVAAFRATLEEVLEADVILHVRDISHEDAEAQQRDVDTVLRQLGIDPDAGRILEVWNKIDRFDPEMRENLTNIAARRPPERPCFLVSAETGEGVDALLAAIEDRLAATRMTLDLSIDAADGAGISWLHRNSEVLNKELHDGRYDMTVRVDETKRDIVVNRFDAVPHQM
- the hfq gene encoding RNA chaperone Hfq, encoding MAADRAQNLQDTFLNHVRKTKTPLTIFLVNGVKLQGIVTWFDNFCLLLRRDGHSQLVYKHAISTIMPGAPIQLFEGGEDAPA
- the ntrX gene encoding nitrogen assimilation response regulator NtrX — its product is MANDILIVDDEADIRDLVAGILEDEGFTTRTARDSDSALAEIANRRPHLVFLDIWLQGSKLDGLQLLEAIKKDHADVPVVMISGHGNIETAVAAIKRGAYDFIEKPFKSDRLILVATRALETSRLKREVKELKQLAPAASVLTGRSACMNQLRQTIERAAKANSRILIVGPSGAGKELAARTLHGLSTRAEGPFVVINAAAITPERMEVELFGIEQSNGEQQRKPGALEEAHGGTLFIDEIGDMPRETQNKILRVLVDQTFQRSGGTTKVHVDVRIISSTARNLEEEIAEGRFREDLYHRLSVVPIRVPPLSERREDIPELIDYFMDQISVATGLPKRQIGQDAMAVLQSHVWPGNVRQLRNNVERVMILASGGPEVIITADMLPQDVGSMVPAMPTSNNGEHIMGLPLREAREVFERDYLIAQISRFSGNISRTAEFVGMERSALHRKLKALGVG